Below is a genomic region from Populus trichocarpa isolate Nisqually-1 chromosome 15, P.trichocarpa_v4.1, whole genome shotgun sequence.
GAGTTAAACAAGAAATATGTGATGGTAGAAAGTCGGCTAGCTGAATTGCAAGAGTTCGAAAGAAAGGGGAAGGAAGAGGAGGTTGTTAAAGCAGATTTGGCaactaagaaaaatgaaattaggaTGCTGAAAGCGAAACTTGACAGAGAGCGGGAAAAGGTAAAACAGTTGACCGAAAAGTTGGAAGCttcagaaaaacataaagaacagATCGACACCAACAACAATACCTTGAACCGGAACAACATGTTGCTTATGGAGAAGATGGCCAAAGTAGATGAGCAAATGGATGAAGCTGCCATTCATGCACGGATTATTAGAGCCAATGCCCGAAGGGTGGGGAGGGACATCTTTCGTTATCGACAAAGCTTGGCTGAGACTGATGCCTTCTTAGAGAAGATTGAGAATCGAGGCCTTGCTTTCTTACCAGTGGCTAGAAATATGGATGAAGAGGaagattgatgtattttttttattattttgtatcctcttttctttttgtatccTCTTTTCAAGAGATGTATTAGccaatattattaatgaaaaggggCTTTGACCCATCTTTTGTGAAATATCTCTTATAGAGTAGGGTTAAGTCTACCAAAGCAACAACTGGAGCAAAACTACTCCTGATAAGGAACGTGACAAAGGAATCCATACCCATTACGCAAGCAAAATGTTGGCCATCGatcgttttttaaaaaacaaagctcaCATTACATATGCATCATGCATTGTTCTTTATCatacattcatttacatttttccATACGCCtcagatcgtgaaacataggtcccccatCCAAGGTCCACTACACTCGGCTAAGATcaagaatggagaacgaagagagGGCCGCTCTAGAATCCCGCTACCAAAGTGAATTGGAATCTGTGAGAAATGAAGTTTCCCGGATGACCAATCTGCTTGAGCAACTTCTAAGAGCCAAGAACGGGGAGGGAACGTCTACCCAACCACCAATAGGAGCACCGCCAGCTCATGTCCCTGGGGTATCTCAGAACTTGGGGGCAGATTCAGTAACGGAGCAGCACTTTACACCTGCCATTCCCATCCAGCCCACTCAAGCTCACATCACCTTCGATTTAACAGCGGATGGGCCTTCCGATAATCGGTCCACTGGTTTTAAGAACGACGACAAGATATCCGCTTTGGAAGAAAGGTTAAGAGCAGTTGAGGGAAATGATTGGTTTGACCCCATGCGAGCTTCTGAAGTATGCTTGGTACCAAACATCatggtaccaaaagattttaggataCCGGAGTTCATAAAGTACACTgggttggaatgcccaaacactcaccttcgatcctatTGCAACAAGATGGCTGAGGTGATCAATGATGATAAGTTGCTGATCTATTTTTTCCAAGACAGTCTAGCGGGGTCTGCActaagctggtacatgaggttgGATAATGCCAAAAtcaagaaatggaaggatttGGTGGAAGCTTTCCTTAAGCAGTACAAGTTCAACTTGGAAATTGCTCCGGATCGAACGAGCCTTATGTCAATGGAAAAGAGAAGCCAAGAGTCGGTaagggcttatgcgcaaagatggagggatgAGGCAACACATGTGCAACCCCCTTTGATAGAGACGGAGATGGTGACtttgtttgccaataccttcaaGACACCTTACTACGAGCATTTAATGGGTAGCTCATCTCAGCATTTCTATGATGCTGTACGCGTGGCAGAAAGAATAgaacaagggattaaagctgggcgCATAACGGAGCCTTTAGAGAAGAAAGGTTTCGTAGGAAGGAAAAGGGAAGGAGACGTTAACAACTTGGAAGGCGGatataaagacaaaaaagtAAATTACCAAAACCCACAAATGCCTACCCATCAATTCGCCAACATGAACTTTACCAAACCTTTTAACACCAATCGAACAAATCCCCAGccaaacaaccaaaacaaccACCAAAGGCCATATGCAGGATACACTTCGGAGCAGCTGCCTCCATTACCCATGCCTTTAAAGGACTTGTACGCTAAATTGCTGAGCATTGGGCACATAGCTCCGATCCTTCTACCGCCAATCCAACCGCCTTTTCCCATATGGTACAAACCAGATTTAACTTGCGAATACCATGCTGGTAATCCGGGGCACGGAATTGAAACCTGTTACGCCTTTAAAAGGAGGTTGTTAGAGCTTATCAAGAGGGGGTGGGTATCTTTCGAAGACATGCCCAACATCAATTCAAATCCATTGCCTAATCATGCCACAAGTAATAGTGGAGTGGGCATGATAGAAGTTGGGAATCAAGGCAAGGCGTTGAAGGTATCCATGAAGAAGTTGTACGACATGTTGGTACAATCAGGATTTTTAGAGATAAAGGTTGAAGGCCATTTGGAGGGATGTGACTATTGTGAGTTCCATGGTAGAGAGGGACATCATATTGAGGACTGCATCGAGTTTCGCGAGAGGATTGCAAAAATGATGATAAGGGGAGAGTTGAGGATCGAACCCCTAGAGGGCAGTCGTGACgtgagtatgatggaaggtCAAGATAAAATGTCAGGAGTATGTAGGGTCCAATCAACAGTTAATGGGCCTCCAAAGTTAATCTTGGCTAAACCTTCCTACACAAAAGGAAATCACAATGCCAtgccttataattatggttatgccTCCAACATTCAAGCCCCTCTTCCTTTGTTCCAAAATGAGATCAGTGGGTTAACTCGGAGTGGCCGGTGCTTCACGCCCGAGGAGTTGAGGAAAGCAAAAGGCAAAGAAGTGGTAGATCTTGACAaagcactagaagttaataagCCGGTAACTGAAGAGGAGTCGAATGAATTTTTGAAGTTGATAAAGCATAGCGAATATTGCATAGTAGATCAACTAAAAAAGACTCCAGCAAGAATTTCCCTTATGTCCTtgatactcagctctgagcCGCATCGAAACGCTTTAcaaaaggtattgaatgaggcgTATGTGCCCCAAGACATTGAACAGAAAACCATGGAGCATCTAGTGGGAAGAATCCATGCAACTAATTACCTGTACTTCACAGCTGATGAGCTTGATGCTGAAGGTACCGGACATAACAAGCCTTTATACATTACTGTTAGGTGCAAAGACTGCCTCATAGGAAAGGTACTCGTTGATAATGGCTCAGCTCTTAACGTGTTGCCAAAACACATGCTGGAAGAGATGCCAATTGATGAATCTCATATGAAGCCGAGTACTATGATGGCCAGAGCATATGACGGCTCACCTAGGCCAATAATTGGGACTTTAGAAGTGGAGCTGTATGTGGGGCCACAAATGTTCTTAGTGACCTTTCAagttatggatatccacccttcttatagtatgttgttaggaagaccttggattcatgcGGCTGGGGCGGTAACTTCATCATTACACCAATGCTtgaagtatatcatgaatgggatATTGGTAACTGTCAAAGCTGAGGAGACAGTATCCCTGATGAAGAATGTGGCCATACCTTTCATCGAGGCGGAGGATCGCGAGGATAACAATATCCACGCTTTTGAGATTGTGAACACTGATTGGGTACCTGAGAACACAGTACTAAGAAGGCCAaggatctcagaagcagcaaggatggcaGCTCAATGCTTCTTAGAACGCGGGATCCCATTTCAGTATAACCCTATCACTAGGGTACCAGAAAGGGTTAATTCGATAAAGATGAAAGGTGTTGATCAAAGATTTGGGCTGGGGTATAAACCTAAAAAAGTGGATCATCAATGGGCTGCTCGTCgaagaagggaaagaagaaTTGCTAGGATTGAAGGAAGAGATCCTAAAGAAGAAAAGCTGGAAATCCCTCCCCTTAGAGTGTCGTTCCCAAGAGCTGCATATGTAATGCAACCCGATGAAAGAGCAGAAAGCCTTGGTCAAGAACTGTCAAATATGAGCATAAACACCTTGGAGGAGAATAAGGTGGAAGGAGGTGGCATGAAGACGGTAGCGGGAAAGAAAGATGAAGCACTACCACAACTAACTATCCACACTTTGGAAGAAGTATCTGCTAAGACCTTTGTACGAAAGCTGGCCGAAGGCGAGAAGTTTCAAAACTGGGTGACTCAAGAAGCCCCAGTAGTATTTAAAATGTAAACCAACTTTGTTGCcttaacatgcttttgtcattgcttttgTTTGCTTTATTTTCCTGGTTGACAATCGAGGCTCATGATGTCAATCAGATTTTGTCGTTGTCATTGAGCCCACCTTTGATTTAAATGATGAGATCATGCGTTTTCCAAATTTATCTCTTTATTCGtgcatttacaccaaacacttTCCGCTTTCAGGAACTCTGAAAGTGGATCTTCCACAACATCACATACACTTAGCATCAagaatgaatggccaaactttaaCGAACATGTGATcactatggaagaagaagaatgggatgaaagcaatattaGGGAATTTACAAAGTTAGTAGAGCTATATGAACAAACTTGGGAACCAGCTACAGAAGAACTAGAAACCATAAACGTGGGTAGCGATCAGATTAAAAGAGAGTTGAAAATAGGGACCTTAATCACTCCTGAGGAAAGAGCAGAGGTAATTGCCCTATTACAAGAATATGCAGATGTTTTTGCTTGGTCTTACGAGGATATGCCTGGTTTGGATAGAAATATTGTCGTACATAAGATACCGCTGGAGGAAGGTTGTAAACCAGTCAAACAGAAGTTGAGGAGAGCCCACCCGGATATTTGGATCAAAGTTAAGGCAGAACTTGAAAAACAGTGGAATGCAGGCTTTCTAGAAGTAGTTAAATACCCACAATGGGTATCCAACATTGTTGTCGTgccaaagaaagaaggaaagattaGAGTTTGTGTGGACTTCCGAAATTTGAACAAAGCTAGCCCTAAAGATGATTTTCCTCTGCCACATATAGATGTTCTGGTCGACAATGCTGCAC
It encodes:
- the LOC112326064 gene encoding LOW QUALITY PROTEIN: uncharacterized protein LOC112326064 (The sequence of the model RefSeq protein was modified relative to this genomic sequence to represent the inferred CDS: substituted 1 base at 1 genomic stop codon); amino-acid sequence: MENEERAALESRYQSELESVRNEVSRMTNLLEQLLRAKNGEGTSTQPPIGAPPAHVPGVSQNLGADSVTEQHFTPAIPIQPTQAHITFDLTADGPSDNRSTGFKNDDKISALEERLRAVEGNDWFDPMRASEVCLVPNIMVPKDFRIPEFIKYTGLECPNTHLRSYCNKMAEVINDDKLLIYFFQDSLAGSALSWYMRLDNAKIKKWKDLVEAFLKQYKFNLEIAPDRTSLMSMEKRSQESVRAYAQRWRDEATHVQPPLIETEMVTLFANTFKTPYYEHLMGSSSQHFYDAVRVAERIEQGIKAGRITEPLEKKGFVGRKREGDVNNLEGGYKDKKVNYQNPQMPTHQFANMNFTKPFNTNRTNPQPNNQNNHQRPYAGYTSEQLPPLPMPLKDLYAKLLSIGHIAPILLPPIQPPFPIWYKPDLTCEYHAGNPGHGIETCYAFKRRLLELIKRGWVSFEDMPNINSNPLPNHATSNSGVGMIEVGNQGKALKVSMKKLYDMLVQSGFLEIKVEGHLEGCDYCEFHGREGHHIEDCIEFRERIAKMMIRGELRIEPLEGSRDVSMMEGQDKMSGVCRVQSTVNGPPKLILAKPSYTKGNHNAMPYNYGYASNIQAPLPLFQNEISGLTRSGRCFTPEELRKAKGKEVVDLDKALEVNKPVTEEESNEFLKLIKHSEYCIVDQLKKTPARISLMSLILSSEPHRNALQKVLNEAYVPQDIEQKTMEHLVGRIHATNYLYFTADELDAEGTGHNKPLYITVRCKDCLIGKVLVDNGSALNVLPKHMLEEMPIDESHMKPSTMMARAYDGSPRPIIGTLEVELYVGPQMFLVTFQVMDIHPSYSMLLGRPWIHAAGAVTSSLHQCLKYIMNGILVTVKAEETVSLMKNVAIPFIEAEDREDNNIHAFEIVNTDWVPENTVLRRPRISEAARMAAQCFLERGIPFQYNPITRVPERVNSIKMKGVDQRFGLGYKPKKVDHQWAARRRRERRIARIEGRDPKEEKLEIPPLRVSFPRAAYVMQPDERAESLGQELSNMSINTLEENKVEGGGMKTVAGKKDEALPQLTIHTLEEVSAKTFVRKLAEGEKFQNWVTQEAPVVFKMNSESGSSTTSHTLSIKNEWPNFNEHVITMEEEEWDESNIREFTKLVELYEQTWEPATEELETINVGSDQIKRELKIGTLITPEERAEVIALLQEYADVFAWSYEDMPGLDRNIVVHKIPLEEGCKPVKQKLRRAHPDIWIKVKAELEKQWNAGFLEVVKYPQWVSNIVVVPKKEGKIRVCVDFRNLNKASPKDDFPLPHIDVLVDNAARSSTYSFMDGFSGYNQIKMALEDKAKTTFVTPWGTYCYKVMPFGLKNAGATYQRAMVTLFHDMMHKEIEVYVDDMIAKSKKGEDHVKVLRKLFERLRKYELKLNPAKCSFGVKSGKLLGFVVSDKGIEVDPDKVKAIQSMPSPKTEKEVRGFLGRLNYIARFIAQLTTTCEPVFRLLRKKNPGIWNEECEEAFNKIKQYLQSPPLLVPPISGRPLILYLTVTETAMGCVLGQHDETGRKERAIYYLSKKFTECESRYTVIEKLCCALVWATKRLRHYMLYHTTLLISKVDPLRYICDKPYLSSRIARWQVLLSEYDIVYMTRKAVKGSAIADHLADNAVEDYEPLDFDFPDENVLSIAGEEEKTDWWTMFFDGAVNVYGNGAGAVIISPDQKQYPVSVKLYFECTNNTAEYEACILGLEAALELKIRKIDVYGDSMLIICQVKGEWQTKEEKLRPYQEYLSALSEEFEEIRFTHLGREGNHFADALATLAAMATIDLGHKVHPVHIDIRNNPAYCCSIEGEVDGKPWYYDIKNFVQNQEYPVGASKMDEKTLRRLAMDFYLDGEILYKRSFDGTLLRCLNETEAKNALREVHEGVCSTHANGHMVARKIQRAGYFXMTLEKDCIDYVRKCHKCQVHSDKVNAPPTPLINLASPWPFAMWGIDVTGPVNPKASNGHRFILVAIDYFTKWVKASSYAHVTQKVVKRFIEKDLICRYGPPEKIVTDNAQNFNGKMIMELCTKWKIKHSNSSPYRPKMNGAVEAANKNIKKIIQKMVVTYKDWHEMLPFALHAYRTAIRTSTGTTPYALVYGMEAVMPLEVEIPSLRVLMDSELEETEWAKVRYEQLNLISEKRLAAICHHQLYQKRMAKTYDKKVRPRVFQEGDLVLKKLLSLPGEDQSKWAPNYEGPYVVKKAFSGGALKLSRMDGEDLARPVNSDSVKKYYV